Within the Flavobacterium sp. CG_23.5 genome, the region TTTTGTAAGCACTCAAAGAAGCATCTCCCGAAGCCTCGAGAGTTGCACTTTTAGGACAACAAAAAACAATCCTTTTACTGCATAAAACTTTCCACTGCTATCTAAATTAAAACATATTATTGTACCTACTTTACTTTACAGATTAGTAGGGAAAAATGTAGATAAATATTGAAAGAGAAATCAAAGTTGCTAAAACATCAGATAATTAATTATTGAGAATTAGATGACGAACTGACCTCATTACCATAAACCTAAAAAACTCCGAAAGTTTACACTTTTGGAGTTTTTTAGGTTTATTTTTTAGTTATTCATTTTCTCACAAATGGCGGAAGAAGTTTACTGGAAACTTCGCCAAAACCAATTCTAAGATGTCCGTTTTGGCAAAATCCTTTCATGATTACGGTGTCGTTGTCATTTATGAATTTACGTTCTGTTCCATCATTCAATTTTATTGGGTTTTTACCTCCCCAAGACAATTCTAACATCGAACCATAACTATCAGGAGTTGGTCCGGAAATGGTTCCTGAACCCATCATATCGCCTGAATTCACTCGGCAACCATTAGAAGTATGATGCGCTAATTGTTGGCACATTGACCAATATAAATATTTAAAATTAGAATTAGAAACAACAGTTGGTTCTCCATTCTCGGGCTGGATAGCGACTTCTAAATTTATATCAAAAGAATGTTTTCCTTTTTGTTGTAAATAAGGCAATGGAGTTGGTTCTTGTTTTGGACCTTTTGTTCTAAAAGGTTCCAAAGCATCCATCGTAACAATCCAAGGTGAAATAGATGTAGCAAAGTTTTTTGCCAAGAAGGGTCCAAGTGGCACATATTCCCATTTTTGAATATCGCGGGCGCTCCAGTCATTCAATAAAACCATTCCAAAAATATAATCTTCGGCTTCTGTTACTGAAATGTTTTCACCCATTATATTGACATCGGTAGTGATAAATGCAGTTTCTAATTCGAAATCCACAAGACGGGAAGGTCCAAAAACAGGTGTCGTTTCGCCATTTGGCAACGTTTGTCCCATAGGTCTGTGAACAGGAATCCCTGAAGGAACAATAGTAGAACTTCTACCGTGATAGCCTACAGGAATATGAAGCCAGTTTGGCAACAATGCATTTTCTGGATCACGAAACATTTTCCCTACATTAGTCGCATGTTCTTTACTGGAATAGAAATCAGTATAGTCACCTATAAGTACTGGCAATTGCATTTCAACATCTTCAATTTTGAAAATTATGATACCACAATCTTTTTCCGAATCACGTAATTTTGGATTTTTTTCGTCAAAAATATCAGCAATACGGTTTCGAACCAATCGCCACGTTTTTTGTCCATCGGAAATAAAATCATTCAAAGTATCTTGCATGAACATGTCATCTGTCAACTCAATACCTTCAAAGTAGTTTAATTGTTGCAGAGCTCCTAAGTCAATTGCAAAATCTCCAATTCGAGTTCCTACAGTTACAACGTTTTCTATCGTAAGAAAAACGCCAAAAGGTATATTTTGAATTGGGAAGTCACTATTAGCGGGTACTTCTAACCAAGATTTTCTATTAGTATCGTTAGCTGTTATAGGCATGATGTGTTAATTATTTTGTTGAAAATTACATGTCAAATATATTATAATCTAACTATTAACCAAACGTTTTTTTGTATTTTTGCATCATATTAACGAAAATCAAAGAAATGCAACGCGACGAACAAATTTTTGACCTTATTCTAGAAGAACAAGAAAGACAAATTCACGGATTAGAACTTATTGCCTCAGAAAACTTTGTCAGTGATGAAGTAATGGAAGCAGCTGGTTCAGTTTTAACTAATAAATATGCCGAAGGATATCCTGGCAAAAGATACTACGGAGGTTGCGAAGTAGTTGATGTAATCGAACAAATTGCTATTGATAGAGCCAAAGAATTATTTGGTGCTGCCTATGCAAATGTGCAACCACACTCTGGTTCACAAGCCAATACAGCGGTTTACCATGCTTGTATTAAACCCGGAGACAAAATTTTAGGGTTTGATTTATCTCATGGTGGACATTTGACTCACGGTTCTCCTGTAAATTTTTCAGGACGTTTATATTCTCCTTCATTTTACGGTGTAGATAAGGAAACAGGAAGGTTAGATTATGATAAAATTCAAGAAATAGCCACTAGAGAGCAACCAAAACTAATCATTGCGGGAGCTTCGGCATATTCTCGTGATATGGATTTTGAGCGTTTTAGAGTAATTGCTGATAGTGTTGGAGCAATTTTATTGGCTGATATTTCTCACCCGGCAGGGCTAATTGCCAAAGGTTTGATGAATGATCCTTTGCCTCATTGTCATATTGTAACAACTACCACTCACAAAACGTTGCGTGGTCCTCGTGGAGGTTTAATTTTGATGGGGAAAGATTTCGAAAACCCATTTGGTTTAACCACTCCAAAAGGAGAAATAAGAATGATGTCTTCGTTATTGGATTTAGCTGTTTTCCCTGGAAACCAAGGTGGTCCATTAATGCACATTATTGCTGCCAAAGCGGTTGCTTTTGGTGAAGCTTTGAAAGATGAATTTTTCACTTACGCTTTACAATTGCAAAAAAATGCAAATGCCATGGCAGATGCTTTTGTAAAAAGAGGATATGAAATTATTTCAGGCGGAACGGACAATCACATGATGTTGATTGATTTAAGAAACAAAAATATTTCTGGAAAAGATGCTGAAAACGCATTGGTACGAGCAGAAATTACCGTTAATAAAAATATGGTTCCATTTGATGATAAATCACCATTTGTGACTTCAGGAATTCGTGTGGGAACTCCGGCTATAACCACTCGTGGTCTGGTTGAAGAAGACATGGAAACTATCGTGGAGCTTATTGACCGAGTGCTAATGAATCATACTAACGAAGATATCATCGAAGAAGTAGCTAATGAAGTAAACGAAATGATGAGCGAAAGAGCTATTTTCGTATACTAATACAATAGTCTTAAAATTTTTAAAGTCGAAAGTCGAAAGTCTGGAAAAGAAATTTGTATGTTCTTTTTTAGTTTTGACTTTCGACTTTTGACTTTCAACTTTTAAACTAAAAAAAATGTCTGTACTAAGATTAAAATTGCCAACTGATCCAAGATGGGTGAATATTGTTGAAAAAAATATTGAAGAAATTTTGACGGATCACGCTTGGTGCGAACAAAAAGCTGCTACAAATGCTATTACAATTATCACTAATAACTCGGAGCATCAAGATTTAGTTCAGGATTTATTGGCTTTAGCCAAAGAAGAAATTGACCATTTTGAACAAGTCCATAATATCATAATTAAACGTGGATTGAAGTTAGGGCGCGAGCGCAAAGACGATTATGTAAACGAATTGTATTTGTATATGAAAAAAAGTGGGAATGGCAGCAGAGTTTCCAGTTTGGTCGAACGGTTATTGTTTTCGGCTATGATTGAAGCTCGAAGTTGTGAACGTTTCAAAGTGCTTTCAGAAAATATCCAA harbors:
- the glyA gene encoding serine hydroxymethyltransferase — encoded protein: MQRDEQIFDLILEEQERQIHGLELIASENFVSDEVMEAAGSVLTNKYAEGYPGKRYYGGCEVVDVIEQIAIDRAKELFGAAYANVQPHSGSQANTAVYHACIKPGDKILGFDLSHGGHLTHGSPVNFSGRLYSPSFYGVDKETGRLDYDKIQEIATREQPKLIIAGASAYSRDMDFERFRVIADSVGAILLADISHPAGLIAKGLMNDPLPHCHIVTTTTHKTLRGPRGGLILMGKDFENPFGLTTPKGEIRMMSSLLDLAVFPGNQGGPLMHIIAAKAVAFGEALKDEFFTYALQLQKNANAMADAFVKRGYEIISGGTDNHMMLIDLRNKNISGKDAENALVRAEITVNKNMVPFDDKSPFVTSGIRVGTPAITTRGLVEEDMETIVELIDRVLMNHTNEDIIEEVANEVNEMMSERAIFVY
- a CDS encoding tRNA-(ms[2]io[6]A)-hydroxylase; translated protein: MSVLRLKLPTDPRWVNIVEKNIEEILTDHAWCEQKAATNAITIITNNSEHQDLVQDLLALAKEEIDHFEQVHNIIIKRGLKLGRERKDDYVNELYLYMKKSGNGSRVSSLVERLLFSAMIEARSCERFKVLSENIQDEELSIFYRDLMESEAGHYTTFITYARKYGVGVDVEKRWREWIEFEASIIENYGKNETIHG
- the fahA gene encoding fumarylacetoacetase, producing the protein MPITANDTNRKSWLEVPANSDFPIQNIPFGVFLTIENVVTVGTRIGDFAIDLGALQQLNYFEGIELTDDMFMQDTLNDFISDGQKTWRLVRNRIADIFDEKNPKLRDSEKDCGIIIFKIEDVEMQLPVLIGDYTDFYSSKEHATNVGKMFRDPENALLPNWLHIPVGYHGRSSTIVPSGIPVHRPMGQTLPNGETTPVFGPSRLVDFELETAFITTDVNIMGENISVTEAEDYIFGMVLLNDWSARDIQKWEYVPLGPFLAKNFATSISPWIVTMDALEPFRTKGPKQEPTPLPYLQQKGKHSFDINLEVAIQPENGEPTVVSNSNFKYLYWSMCQQLAHHTSNGCRVNSGDMMGSGTISGPTPDSYGSMLELSWGGKNPIKLNDGTERKFINDNDTVIMKGFCQNGHLRIGFGEVSSKLLPPFVRK